The following coding sequences are from one Hippopotamus amphibius kiboko isolate mHipAmp2 chromosome 9, mHipAmp2.hap2, whole genome shotgun sequence window:
- the LOC130829384 gene encoding tripartite motif-containing protein 5-like, whose translation MASGHLVKLQEEVTCPICLELLKEPLSLGCGHTFCQACITAKHKEAVINQEGENSCPVCRIGYEPRNLQPNRHLANIVERLREIELSLKEQEGNLCVCHGEKLLLFCEEDGKVICWLCERSQEHRGHHTLLMEEIAKKYQKMLQVYLERLKGQQQEAEELECDFREKIATWKNQIQHERQNIQAEFKKLRVILDNEELKKLQELSNEEEVGLHNMADSEHELAQQSQLVRDLISDLECRLQGSAMEMLQDVNSVMQRSETLILKKPTTFSEEQRIVFRAPDLRDILRVFNELRDVQRHWVHVTLNPPKGISSVAISADARQVRYEHNHQQYAYVRQVRNVYNQQQYNQYCNIDYEIDYEDNGVLGSPVITSGRHYWEVDVSAKRAWILGVYSGKCPGYNAKLPENKGLFQCSFGNYKPAHIYSAQSPAETRVKHQSVYSRYQPKYGYWVIELKHGSVYNAFNDSSSSDPLILPLFMSVPPYRIGVFLDYEARTVSFLNVTNHGFVIYKFSSCSFSENTYPYFNPMQCDAPMTLCSPDS comes from the exons ATGGCTTCAGGACATTTGGTGAAACTACAGGAGGAGGTGACCTGCCCCATTTGCCTGGAGCTTCTGAAGGAACCCCTGAGCCTTGGCTGTGGCCACACCTTCTGCCAAGCCTGCATTACTGCAAAACACAAGGAGGCAGTGATTAACCAAGAGGGGGAGAACAGCTGCCCTGTGTGCAGAATCGGGTATGAGCCTAGGAATCTGCAGCCTAATAGGCACCTGGCCAACATAGTGGAGAGGCTCCGAGAGATCGAGCTGAGCCTGAAGGAGCAAGAGGGAAATCTGTGTGTGTGCCATGGAGAGAAACTCCTGCTCTTCTGTGAGGAGGATGGGAAGGTCATTTGCTGGCTTTGTGAGCGGTCCCAGGAGCACCGTGGTCATCACACATTGCTCATGGAGGAGATTGCCAAGAAGTACCAG AAGATGCTACAGGTATATCTGGAGAGGCTGAAGGGGCAGCAGCAGGAAGCTGAGGAGTTGGAATGTGATTTCAGAGAAAAGATTGCTACCTGGAAG AATCAAATACAACATGAGAGACAAAATATCCAGGCAGAGTTTAAAAAACTGAGAGTGATTCTGGACAATGAGGAACTAAAGAAACTGCAAGAGCTGAGCAACGAAGAGGAAGTTGGTCTACATAACATGGCAGACTCTGAGCATGAGCTGGCCCAGCAGAGCCAGTTGGTGAGAGATCTCATCTCAGATCTGGAGTGTCGTTTGCAGGGGTCAGCAATGGAGATGCTGCAG GATGTGAACAGTGTCATGCAAAG gaGTGAGACCTTGATTCTGAAGAAACCAACAACTTTCTCCGAGGAACAGAGGATAGTGTTTCGAGCTCCTGATCTGAGAGACATACTGCGAGTGTTTAATG AGTTGAGAGATGTGCAACGCCACTGGG TTCACGTGACCCTGAATCCTCCCAAGGGTATATCAAGTGTTGCCATTTCTGCGGATGCGAGGCAAGTAAGATATGAGCACAATCATCAACAATATGCATATGTGAGACAAGTGAGAAATGTGTACAATCAGCAACAATATAATCAATATTGCAATATTGATTATGAAATTGATTATGAAGATAATGGTGTCCTGGGCTCCCCCGTTATCACATCAGGGAGACATTACTGGGAGGTAGACGTGTCAGCGAAACGTGCCTGGATCCTGGGGGTATATAGTGGAAAATGCCCTGGATATAATGCGAAGTTACCAGAGAATAAGGGCCTATTCCAGTGTTCATTTGGTAACTACAAGCCTGCGCATATATATAGTGCACAGTCTCCAGCTGAAACCAGAGTAAAACATCAATCTGTTTACTCGAGATATCAACCTAAATACGGCTATTGGGTCATCGAGTTAAAGCATGGTTCTGTATATAATGCTTTTAATGATTCTTCCTCCTCAGATCCCTTGATCTTACCTCTCTTCATGAGTGTTCCTCCCTATCGTATTGGGGTTTTCCTAGACTACGAGGCTCGCACAGTCTCTTTTCTTAATGTCACAAACCACGGGTTTGTCATCTATAAATTCTCCTCATGTTCCTTTTCTGAGAACACTTATCCGTATTTCAATCCTATGCAATGTGATGCCCCCATGACTCTGTGCTCACCAGACTCTTGA